One region of Clostridia bacterium genomic DNA includes:
- a CDS encoding class III aminotransferase, producing MLENWDFNEYDQKIIEGLNDFIPDQVFDIHAHLVRVSDLNLDHDNFYSKIGEEITLDVWKENVSKFTQGSNLMGGLFFPMISSCCDVQKCNDYLIEQLKGQTTSKGLILISPHMTRKEAEKYLEDSQIVGLKPYHLLSDKKPTN from the coding sequence ATGTTAGAAAATTGGGACTTTAATGAGTATGATCAAAAAATTATTGAGGGGTTAAATGATTTTATACCGGACCAGGTTTTTGATATTCATGCACATCTGGTAAGGGTATCAGATTTAAACTTAGATCACGACAACTTTTACAGCAAAATAGGGGAAGAGATTACATTAGATGTTTGGAAGGAAAATGTGAGCAAATTTACTCAAGGCTCAAACTTGATGGGAGGGCTTTTCTTTCCAATGATATCATCCTGCTGTGACGTGCAAAAATGCAATGATTATTTGATAGAGCAGTTAAAAGGGCAGACAACTAGCAAAGGCCTTATACTGATATCTCCTCATATGACCAGGAAAGAAGCAGAAAAATACTTAGAGGATAGTCAAATAGTAGGATTAAAACCTTATCATCTATTAAGCGATAAAAAACCCACAAATCA
- a CDS encoding GntR family transcriptional regulator — protein MDFRYERQSKTDRFYDFLKAEILSSEYKYGDRFYSIRELSRKHGLSNVTVSAVVSSLVREGLLYSEHGRGTFIGDLSKYKNNENKNIGVVLFDINKAYDVEADILRGIQNSLKSNYYIVPYSIFDDEIKLYTSLKGLTELETDGLIICPPTSGEYDVGLIKQILKDTPTVFINRRIDTVNGGFVCLDNEQAGYMATNHLLERGRKDILYIGSLGNNVGKQLFDGYKKALSEKGFKVSDKRILDIDNYDDFDFKSIKQALDDMVDDIGAIFSNDYIIYKINSYFSMRGIRVPEDIAFVGFNNLLFSEYMNPPLTTIEYPSRLIGEAAAKMIMNMIEHEHYSKVEKIFKPNLIIRRSC, from the coding sequence GTGGATTTCAGATATGAAAGACAATCAAAAACCGACAGATTTTACGATTTTTTAAAAGCAGAAATATTGAGCAGCGAGTATAAGTATGGGGATAGGTTTTATTCTATAAGAGAGCTATCAAGGAAACATGGATTGAGCAACGTTACAGTCAGCGCAGTGGTATCCAGTTTGGTTAGAGAAGGTCTTTTATATTCAGAGCATGGAAGGGGAACATTTATCGGGGATTTGAGCAAGTATAAAAACAATGAGAACAAGAATATCGGTGTAGTTTTGTTTGACATCAACAAGGCGTATGACGTAGAGGCAGATATATTGAGAGGGATTCAAAATTCTCTAAAATCAAATTATTATATAGTGCCATACAGCATATTCGATGATGAGATAAAGCTATATACATCGCTAAAAGGTTTGACTGAACTTGAGACAGATGGACTTATAATTTGTCCTCCTACTTCTGGTGAATATGATGTGGGATTGATAAAACAGATTTTGAAGGATACACCTACGGTATTTATTAACAGGCGTATAGATACAGTTAATGGGGGATTTGTATGTCTGGATAATGAGCAGGCAGGGTATATGGCTACAAACCATTTGCTGGAGAGAGGGAGAAAAGATATTCTCTATATTGGGAGCCTGGGCAATAACGTAGGTAAGCAATTATTTGATGGATATAAAAAAGCACTTTCAGAAAAAGGATTTAAAGTATCGGATAAAAGGATACTGGATATTGATAATTATGATGATTTTGATTTTAAATCTATAAAGCAAGCGCTGGATGACATGGTTGATGATATAGGCGCTATTTTTTCAAATGATTATATTATATACAAAATCAATTCCTATTTTTCAATGAGAGGAATAAGGGTTCCTGAAGATATTGCTTTTGTTGGATTCAACAACCTTTTATTTTCAGAGTATATGAATCCTCCGCTGACTACTATAGAATACCCATCCAGATTGATAGGAGAAGCAGCTGCTAAAATGATTATGAATATGATTGAACATGAACACTACAGCAAAGTTGAGAAGATATTCAAACCTAATTTAATAATTAGGAGATCATGTTGA
- a CDS encoding aldo/keto reductase codes for MYVGKKKGVDISKFTLGTAQLGYDYGVANKIGRLSKEQSFDVLKTAVDHGVISLDTAPSYGNSEQILGEFFSNKCSAIKDATVVTKISHVEGDGNIGYSDIENQVAQSVDSSLNRLKMESIPVCLMHNADYVKAFDGAITESMQKLKAEGKIKNIGVSVYTPEDVELVLKMGVFDAIQIPINIFDHRLIKTGLLNELDKSGMIVFCRSVFLQGLFAMNPDEVPPYLEIAKKPLKRLGELAQKAGCTPIDLALIYIRDLKEIDSLVIGCETPEQVENNAKLLNSPPLEKDLKDEISDAFKDSPLELINPAMWANKSGGR; via the coding sequence CGTCGGCAAAAAGAAAGGTGTGGATATATCAAAGTTCACACTAGGTACAGCACAGCTGGGTTATGATTACGGTGTTGCAAATAAAATAGGAAGATTGAGCAAGGAGCAATCTTTTGATGTATTAAAAACTGCTGTTGATCACGGAGTGATAAGTCTGGATACTGCTCCTTCTTACGGAAATTCTGAGCAAATATTAGGTGAGTTTTTTTCCAATAAGTGCTCAGCTATCAAAGATGCTACAGTTGTTACAAAGATATCCCATGTAGAAGGCGATGGGAATATTGGGTATAGTGACATAGAAAATCAAGTTGCACAGAGCGTGGATAGTTCCCTTAATAGATTAAAGATGGAAAGCATTCCTGTATGTTTAATGCATAATGCAGACTATGTAAAAGCTTTTGATGGAGCTATAACTGAATCCATGCAAAAATTAAAGGCAGAAGGCAAGATAAAAAATATAGGCGTCTCAGTATATACTCCTGAGGATGTTGAATTAGTTTTGAAAATGGGTGTTTTTGATGCTATTCAAATTCCTATAAATATCTTTGACCACAGACTTATAAAAACAGGCTTATTAAACGAGTTAGATAAATCGGGGATGATAGTTTTTTGTAGAAGTGTTTTTTTACAAGGATTATTTGCCATGAACCCGGATGAAGTACCTCCATATCTGGAAATAGCTAAAAAACCTTTAAAAAGATTGGGAGAGCTTGCTCAAAAAGCAGGGTGTACACCCATAGATTTGGCACTTATTTATATAAGAGATTTAAAAGAGATAGATAGTCTGGTTATAGGATGTGAAACACCTGAACAAGTAGAAAACAATGCAAAGCTGTTAAACTCTCCTCCGCTTGAAAAGGATTTGAAAGATGAAATATCGGATGCATTTAAAGACAGTCCGTTAGAACTGATTAATCCTGCCATGTGGGCAAATAAAAGTGGTGGAAGATAA